The Magnolia sinica isolate HGM2019 chromosome 10, MsV1, whole genome shotgun sequence genome includes a window with the following:
- the LOC131217025 gene encoding uncharacterized protein LOC131217025 codes for MMKKSKGVVDSSPSYAVDEEAKARRKHQILMQDFDELEKETESTKKRLLVAKQKKLILSAEVRFLRRRYKYLMKNPLQKTPSEQIVQPQNPKLQIESTARERNFKAKEAAARSQSPVLDLNQISVPEAEETGEFQVVWEPLRVEKKLKRPSIERDAMGSDMKKLICRDIGNGSNRTGKRKISWQDQVALRV; via the exons ATGATGAAGAAGTCCAAAGGAGTTGTGGATTCTTCTCCTTCTTATGCCGTTGATGAAGAGGCAAAAGCTAGGCGTAAGCATCAGATCCTGATGCAAGATTTCGACGAGTTAGAGAAG GAAACTGAATCTACGAAGAAAAGATTGCTAGTGGCAAAACAGAAGAAACTGATCCTCTCAGCTGAAGTCAG ATTCTTACGACGGAGATATAAATACTTAATGAAAAACCCACTACAAAAAACCCCATCAGAGCAAATCGTTCAACCTCAAAATCCGAAACTCCAAATAGAAAGCACAGCAAGGGAAAGAAATTTCAAGGCAAAAGAAGCTGCTGCTCGTAGCCAATCTCCAGTTCTGGACTTGAACCAGATATCCGTTCCG GAAGCAGAAGAAACTGGAGAATTTCAGGTTGTTTGGGAACCTTTGAGAGTGGAGAAAAAGCTGAAAAGGCCTTCCATTGAAAGGGATGCAATGGGAAGCGATATGAAAAAATTGATATGTAGGGACATTGGAAACGGATCAAATCGAACAGGAAAGAGGAAGATTTCATGGCAAGATCAGGTAGCTCTGAGGGTTTAA